From Haemorhous mexicanus isolate bHaeMex1 chromosome 1, bHaeMex1.pri, whole genome shotgun sequence, one genomic window encodes:
- the TWIST1 gene encoding twist-related protein 1, which yields MMQQDESNSPVSPADDSLSNSEEEPDRQQLPNNKRGGRKRRSSRRSAGGAVGAADEPCSPAQGKRGKKCGAGGGGGGGGSSSGGGSPQSYEELQTQRVMANVRERQRTQSLNEAFAALRKIIPTLPSDKLSKIQTLKLAARYIDFLYQVLQSDELDSKMASCSYVAHERLSYAFSVWRMEGAWSMSASH from the coding sequence ATGATGCAGCAGGACGAGTCAAACTCTCCAGTCTCCCCCGCCGACGACAGCTTGAGCAACAGCGAAGAGGAGCCGGACCGGCAGCAGCTGCCCAACAACAAGAGAGGGGGGCGCAAGCGCCGCTCCAGCCGCCGCAGCGCCGGCGGCGCCGTCGGGGCCGCGGACGAGCCCTGCAGCCCGGCCCAAGGCAAGCGGGGCAAGAAgtgcggggcgggcgggggcggcgggggcggcggaagcagcagcggcggcggcagccCCCAGTCCTACGAGGAGCTGCAGACCCAGCGGGTCATGGCCAACGTGCGGGAGCGGCAGCGCACGCAGTCGCTGAACGAAGCCTTCGCCGCCCTGCGGAAGATCATCCCCACGCTGCCCTCGGACAAGCTGAGCAAGATCCAGACCCTCAAGCTGGCGGCCAGGTACATCGACTTCCTCTACCAGGTCTTACAGAGCGACGAGCTGGACTCCAAGATGGCAAGCTGCAGCTATGTGGCCCACGAGCGGCTCAGCTACGCCTTCTCGGTGTGGAGAATGGAGGGCGCCTGGTCCATGTCCGCATCCCACTAG